The Staphylococcus haemolyticus region TCTGGTAGTGGTAAATCCACTTTAATTCGATTAATCAATCGATTAATTGAACCAACATCAGGAAGTATTTACATAGGTGAAGACGACATTTCCAATATGTCTAAAAAAGAATTACGTGAAATTCGTCGTACAAAAATTAATATGGTGTTTCAAAACTTTGGTCTTTTTCCGAAAAGAACTGTATTAGAAAATACCGAATACGGTTTAGAAATTAGAGGGATTGAAAAAGCAGAAAGACAAAAAAGAGCTGAAAAAGCATTAGACGATACAGGGTTATTATCTTTTAAAGACCAATATCCAGATCAACTTTCAGGTGGTATGCAACAACGTGTTGGTTTGGCTCGTGCCTTAGCTAATGATTCTGACATTTTACTAATGGATGAAGCATTTTCAGCATTAGATCCACTGATTAGAAAAGATATGCAAAACGATTTACTAAACTTACAGGAGCAAATGCAAAAAATCATAATCTTCATCACTCATGACTTAAATGAAGCATTACGTATTGGAGATCGTATTGCATTAATGAGAGATGGAAAAATTATGCAAATTGGTACCGGAGAAGAGATCTTAACCAATCCAGCAAATGCATTTGTTAGTGAATTTACCGAAGATGTGGACCGTTCTAAAATACTTACCGCAGAAAACATAATGGAGTCTCCATTAACTATAAATATTGAGACAGAAGGTCCAAATGTCGCTTTACAACGAATGCGTCAAGAAGAAGTAAGTATGTTATTAGCGATTGATAATAAACGTTTATTAAAAGGAAGTATTACGGCAGACAATGCTTTGAAGGCAAGAGAAGACGGTATTTCCTTAAAGCATATTTACCAAAATAATGTACAGACCATTAATAAAGACATGCTCGTGACAGATATTTTCAATATTATTTACGATTCTCCTACACCATTAGCAGTCACGGATGAAAATAATCGCTTAGTTGGTGTTGTGGTTCGCGGAAGTGTCATAGGTGCAATGACTACTAATAATAAAGATAGAGAAACGAATCATTCTCAAGAAAATTCAACTGAAGAGGAAGTGAATGAAAATGTTTAAACAATTACCTTTCTCTAATTGGATTGATACGATTGTTAATTGGTTAACTGAGCATCTATCTGGCATTTTCTCATTTTTACAAACAGCTGAAAATGCTGTGATGAATGTTACAACTAATATACTATTAGCCATTCCACCATTTGTTATGATATTACTTCTAGTTTTACTGGCATTTTTTGTTTTCAAACGTAAAATTGGTTTTCCAATATTTATTTTAATTGGCTTATTATTCATCTATAACCAAAATATGTGGGATGATTTAATGAGTACAATTACATTAGTTCTTATTTCAAGTCTTATTTCTATAATTATTGGTGTTCCATTAGGTATATTAATGTCTAAAAGCGATACCGTTGAAAAAATTGTTAAACCATTACTAGACTTGATGCAAACAATGCCAGGATTCGTGTATTTAATACCTGCAGTGGCATTCTTCGGTATAGGAATGGTACCTGGTGTATTCGCTTCAGTTATATTTGCATTACCTCCAACAGTGAGAATGACAAATTTAGGCATACGTTCAATCTCAAAAGAATTAGTAGAGACATCCGATTCATTTGGATCAACTTCTTAGCAAAGATTGTTCAAACTTGATTTACCTATGGCTAAAGAAAACATCTTTGCGGGTATCAATCAAACAATTATGTTAACGCTCTCTATGGTCGTTATCGCATCTATGATTGGAACGCCAGGTTTAGGTGAAGGCGTTTTAGCTGCTGTACAACGTTCAGAAGTAGGTAATGGCTTTGTATACGGTATAGGTATCGTCGTGTTAGCGATTATCGTTGATCGATTTACACAGGCTATGAACCACTCTCGTCAGGAAAAATTACCTAAAAAGACTAAGATAATACTTACTATAATCATATTACTCGTTGCAATATTAGGCAGCATTCTAGGGCATATGTTTTCTGATGATAAAGAAGCCAATAAAGGTACTATCAAACTCGCATATGCACAACAAGATGACCAAATTGTTTCTACAAACGTTATTGCACAAGTATTAGAAGAACAAGGTTATAAAGTCGATACGACTTCCCTCGATATACCAGTTACATGGGAAGCTGTTTCTAAAGGTGAAGTTGATGCTATGACTGGTGCCTGGTTACCAATCACACATGGTGCTGAGTACAAGAAAGTTAAAAACGATATCGATAATTTAGGGCCACATATAGATAAAGAAGCAAAATTAGGCTTAGTCGTTCCTAAATATATGGACGTTAATTCCATTGAAGATTTAAATAACCAAGCCAATAAAAAAATAACTGGTATAGAACCTGGTGCAGAGATTGTTGACGCCACTAATGAAACATTAAAGGCTTACCCTAATTTAAAGGGTTGGGAACAAATTAATTCTTCTACAGGTGCAATGAACGCAGAATTGAAGCGTGCAATTAAAAACAAAGACGATATTATTATTACAGGCTGGAATCGTTATTGGATCTTCCAACGCTATGACTTGAAATACCTAGATGATCCTAAAGGTTCTATGGGTAAAGCAGAAAGTATCAATACGATAGCTCGAAAAGGATTAAAAGAAGATGAACCAGAAGCATATAGAATCCTTGATAATTTTAAATGGTCTGTTAAGGATATGGAATCTATCATGTTAGAAATTGAAAATGGTAAAGATCCTGAAAAAGCTACTAAAGAGTGGATTGACAATAACAGAGACAAAGTTGATAAATGGACTGAAAAGTAAGAATGATTTAGAAATTGTTTCAACAATATCGTTCATATGTTGTGATTTATCATCTGTGGAAATAAGTATTGAAGTATGAATTGGTAGCATATGTGACATCATGTTATAAATTTCATACATAAGGCACCTCGTTAATTGAGTTTAGTGATATGTACTAAATGATACGGGAGTGCCTTATTTTTTATTTTAATAGAAAGATACATACAGTGAGATGCTTGAGGAACCAGTATGCTAAATGAAATTAAGTAAGCAGTTATAATAATCAAATGACAACTTTGACGTTTTTCTCTAGGCATCAAGCCCTCACATTTTCTTTTATAATTGAAAATTATAATTCAAAAGTCTGTCTTAACTTTTCATACTCTTCTCTCAACAAACTATACACATAACTATCCGAGAACTCGCCACGTAAACGTTCGTTACTTCTCAACACACCCTCTTGCGTAAAACCAAGTCGTTCAGGTATGGCCTTACTTTTCGGATTTCGCGTCGACATTTGAATTTCTACGCGGTTAATATCAAACGTTTCGTACACGTAGCGAATCAACGCCTTTGTGCATGCCGTCATAATTCCCATTTTTTGAAAATGCTCAGCCAAATAATAACCGATAGACGTACGTTTGTTAACAAGGTCTAAATAATGTAAGCCGATGACACCTACAAGTTCATCGTCATACCATATGCCACAATGAAAGCCGTCGCAACGCGTAAATTGTTCTAGTGCCGACTGAATAAACTTCTTACTGTGCGCAACTTCAGTTGTATATTCGACAAATGGCAAGAACTCGCCTAAATAATCACGATTGCTATCTACTAATTTGAACAGTTGCTCCGCCTCACGTTCTTCTAATATCTTTAACGTCACATGTTCATTTACTTCGTAACCAAACATCATATCTATCGCCTCCAGTTTAAATTTTCAAATTATTCGGTAAATTAAATATATAGTAACATAAATTGATTTAAAACTTTATAAAAAGGCTGAGCAATTAAATTCAATCGCTCAACCTCGTAATCATTACCGCTATTCATTTATTAATAACCAGAACCGACTTCTTCACCATCTTCATCGTATTCAGTTACATAACCATCGCCAGTGTCAACGGTATATGATCCGGCTAAATCTCCGTCTTTGTCAGTAAATGAGAAGCCCCATTTACCATCATCTGTTTTTTCTGGTTCTTTGTATGTGTAAGTATCAGTATCTAACGTATGACCTTCGTATGATTCTACTTTATCAATGACGTTATCACGTGTCACTTCGCCTGAACTTGAATCAGAATCATCGCTATCACTATCAGACTCAGCATCCATTTTGTCATCGATATACTTATCAATCTCATCATCATCAAACGTAACTGTGACATCTGTTACGTCATCATCGTCTTCCCCAGAACTAGTCACATTAACAGAATCTGATTTGAACGTTTTACCTTCATAAGTACCTTGTGCATAAACGGTTACTTCTTCATCAGGGTCATATGGTCCAAATGTTTCAGAAGATGATTCACTTCCGATTTCTTTATCATTCGCGTATATTTTCACATTGTTTAACATATAGCCGCCATCAACACTAACTGTGAAACGTTTTTGTTTAAATGATTCATAAGCAGTAGCGTCATCACTCATGTTAATCATTAGCGCACCTTTGAATTTCTTACCATCGATGTCTTTTGTTGCTTTTAAATTGTAATCACCGATTGGGAACGTACCTAACGTTTTTTCATCATCTTCCGTAACCGTTGTCGTACGCTTCTTACCATTGTATTCGTAAGTAATATCTCCACTACTACTTGGATAAATGCTCACTGATTTTTGTGGAACATTGAATGAATAATTATCAAAAAATAGGAATTTCTTGCCATCCTTTGAAATATTTAACACATTATTTCCATTAGCATCCACAGATAAATTATTATAACGATTATCTTTAATTTCTTTCGCACTTTGTTCTACATTACTACCGACATTATTTAAGTCATCTTCTGTTTTGATGTAGTTTAAATATGCGCGTGCTTCTTGTTTGCTTAATTTTTGGTCATTTTGAGTTGTAACTTCTTTGGCTAATGCTTTTTCGTCATCTTTCTTAATTGCTTGTGCAATATTAGATGCTTGCTTTTCCGGAGAAAATTGATTTTTTAATACTGAAAATGCAACGATCAAAGCAATTAGCAATACAGCTATAACTGCAATAATAATCCAAGTCTTTTTATTATCGCCTTTACGTGGTTGTTGATCATGTCTGTCGGCATAACCGTTTTGATTATGGTTATTATACCCTTGATATTGATGTTGCTCATGCTTATCTTGTCGACTTTGGTTGTGATAATCTTGCTGTGTGTTAGAGTGATTTGGTTTAGATTGCTGAACGGGTTTCCCACAATTTGTACATACCTTCACACCTTCGCGAAGAGGTTGACCACAATTACTACAATATTTCATTAGTAAATCGAACTCCCATCAAATAGATTATTGAACTCACTGATTAAGTTTCCAAAGATTTGGTTAAATAAAGATTCACCGAAAATAGTCACAAATAAGAAGAACACAATAATGTAAATAATCACACCGTAAAAACTAGAAAAGCGCGTATGATGATTTGCACTATATTTGGCAATCATGTAAACACCTGAAACAACGATTAATAGAATGGATAGCATAAATAATGCGCCACCAAAGCTAAAAGAATTAGCGAACATTAAAATAAGTGCAATCAATAGTACTGCCACTGAAACACTATTAATAAGTACAAAATCTGACAGTACTTTTTTAAATGTAATTGGCTTTCTAACTACTAAGCGCGAAATACCATATGTTGCTCCCACTATCACTGCTAGGAATAAAATGACACCTAACATAACAGAAAAGATAATTTGGCTTTTTGGTGTTTCAAACATTCCAACTGATGAAGGAATTACAATAGCAAGTAACAGTGCTACGACTAATAAACCGACAATGATTAAAGAAAATAACAATTTAAAACTAAATGCTTGTTGGCTTTTTAGTACTTGATCAGGTGAAGCGAAAGCACTTCTAAAGAAACCTTTACTTTCTTCTGTCACTTCTTTTGCATGGTCACTAAATTGGCTTGTTTGTTGTGGTTGTTGATGGTTTGAATATGACTGATTGTATTGTTGTTGATTGTGATATGTATGTGCTGCGTTGTTGTGAGGTTGTTGGTGCTGATTTGACTGTGGTTGATGCATTTGATGTTGTTGTGTCGATGTAGTCTGTTCAGGTACATGCTGATGATCTGGCACTTTACCTTCTTCATAAGAATTTTTATCGTGTTTCGATTCGTTTGTTCTTGATAAATGATTACTTTGATGTGATGTCGTTTCGTTACCTTCACCTAATGATTCATTTGAATCCTGTCGTCGGCCATTAGCTTCAGCATTAGAGATATCTTTTTCAGCAGAATTAATAGTCTGAGACTGTCTATCTATTTTATGGCCACACTCTCCACAAAATAAATCGTTAGGTTCGATAGCATTTCCGCAATTTGGACATTGCATAGGAATCCCTCCAATTTTTTATTTTTTAAATCTTCAAAAAGTATATCATTTATTTTGTGTTGCTTTCTATATTATTTTGAACTTTTTATCAAAATAAATATATATTTTAAAAAGCAATATTTAGATAAGTTCATTTAATATAATAATCTAAATATTGCCTTAACTATACTGAAATAAAAAAACGATGAAGTCTAAGACTCCACCGACAATAAATTTTATTCATTTAATTGTTTTTTCTAAAATGTGCCTGGGTTAAAACCTGCTTCCCATTTATTAAATGGCCAATATCTTAAAACAACTTTACCTACAAGTTGGTCTTTATCTACTAAACCAACTTCAGCCAAACGGCTATCTACACTATTTTGTCTGTTATCACCTAAAACTAAATACTTATCTTTAGGAATTTTATTTTTACCATTTGCTCCGTTCACTTGGCTTGTTTTAAATGTACCTGTTAAATACTTACCTTGTTTATGCTTCTTATTATAATCTAAATAAGGCTCTGATACCTTTTTGTCATTAACATATAATTGATCACCTTCATACTCAACTTTATCACCTGGCGTACCAATCACACGCTTAATAAAATCACGTTGTGCATCTTCATGGAAGACAACGACATCACCATTATCAATGTGGTTCAATGTTTTCGAAATCTTACTAACTATCACTTTATTTCTATCTTGGAAAGTTGGATACATCGATGAACCTGATACTGTGTATGATGTTCCAATAAACTTTAATACAATACCTACAATTAAGAGTGCGCCACCAATGGCTACAATCCATTCAATTATCTCTTTTTTCAATTAAACCCCGCCTATCATCTTTTATAAACACAACTTACTTTATCACAAATATATTGCAAAGTCGTTTCACTCATCTTTAAAAACCGTAACGTTAATCAATTTACTTCGTTTTGAAAATTAAGCTCATCAAGAAATTCATCCTTAGCGTACTTATTGATAGCTTCATCGTAACAAACCTCTCACAAGATTACTATTCAAGTTATCACATTTAAGAATGCCTTCTTACTTACATTTTCAAAAAATAATCCAATCTTTCATATTCGTAAGAAATGACATCGACTTTGTAAGGTTAGATAAAGGCAGTACTGACGCAACCCTTCTACAATTATAAGTGTAATAGAAACAAGGAGTGATGATATTGAAAACCTTAAGAAATATATTCATTACAATTGTCGTCATTGCAATTATCGTTATCGGAGGATTGTTTGGATTAAATGCTTATTCCAATCAACACCCTAACAATCATTCAATCAATGACTGGAACAAGCTCAATCCTCTAGCCCCAACATATGAATATTACGTTAAGACTCAAAAGCCATCGAAAGTAGAAGTCGTTGATAAAGAAAAAGATTTCTATATCTATCATTACAATCAAACGGGTTACACGAAAGATGGTAAATCTAAAAAAATTGAATACACAGCATCTAAAAAATTAAAACAAAATCATTACTTAGTTGTACGCGAAAAATCTCACACAATTCAGTCATTCGAAGAAGTTAAAAAATCAAAAATTCCAACTAAAGCAAAAGAAAAATTATAAATCAAATAAGGAGTGCGATCGACATGCCAATTCTAAACGTCAATCATTTATCAAAAGTATACGGAAGTAAACAAAAATATAAAGCCCTACACGACATCAACTTTTCAGTGGACAAAGGAGAATTCGTCGCCATAATGGGACCTTCAGGTTCAGGTAAGACTACCCTCCTCAATGTCATTAGTTCCATCGATA contains the following coding sequences:
- a CDS encoding quaternary amine ABC transporter ATP-binding protein translates to MSKVKVRNLTKIFGRKQKEALKLVQEGKSKQEIFEKTGATVGVYDVNFDVNDGEIFVIMGLSGSGKSTLIRLINRLIEPTSGSIYIGEDDISNMSKKELREIRRTKINMVFQNFGLFPKRTVLENTEYGLEIRGIEKAERQKRAEKALDDTGLLSFKDQYPDQLSGGMQQRVGLARALANDSDILLMDEAFSALDPLIRKDMQNDLLNLQEQMQKIIIFITHDLNEALRIGDRIALMRDGKIMQIGTGEEILTNPANAFVSEFTEDVDRSKILTAENIMESPLTINIETEGPNVALQRMRQEEVSMLLAIDNKRLLKGSITADNALKAREDGISLKHIYQNNVQTINKDMLVTDIFNIIYDSPTPLAVTDENNRLVGVVVRGSVIGAMTTNNKDRETNHSQENSTEEEVNENV
- a CDS encoding ABC transporter permease; protein product: MKMFKQLPFSNWIDTIVNWLTEHLSGIFSFLQTAENAVMNVTTNILLAIPPFVMILLLVLLAFFVFKRKIGFPIFILIGLLFIYNQNMWDDLMSTITLVLISSLISIIIGVPLGILMSKSDTVEKIVKPLLDLMQTMPGFVYLIPAVAFFGIGMVPGVFASVIFALPPTVRMTNLGIRSISKELVETSDSFGSTS
- a CDS encoding glycine betaine ABC transporter substrate-binding protein — protein: MAKENIFAGINQTIMLTLSMVVIASMIGTPGLGEGVLAAVQRSEVGNGFVYGIGIVVLAIIVDRFTQAMNHSRQEKLPKKTKIILTIIILLVAILGSILGHMFSDDKEANKGTIKLAYAQQDDQIVSTNVIAQVLEEQGYKVDTTSLDIPVTWEAVSKGEVDAMTGAWLPITHGAEYKKVKNDIDNLGPHIDKEAKLGLVVPKYMDVNSIEDLNNQANKKITGIEPGAEIVDATNETLKAYPNLKGWEQINSSTGAMNAELKRAIKNKDDIIITGWNRYWIFQRYDLKYLDDPKGSMGKAESINTIARKGLKEDEPEAYRILDNFKWSVKDMESIMLEIENGKDPEKATKEWIDNNRDKVDKWTEK
- a CDS encoding GNAT family N-acetyltransferase, which gives rise to MFGYEVNEHVTLKILEEREAEQLFKLVDSNRDYLGEFLPFVEYTTEVAHSKKFIQSALEQFTRCDGFHCGIWYDDELVGVIGLHYLDLVNKRTSIGYYLAEHFQKMGIMTACTKALIRYVYETFDINRVEIQMSTRNPKSKAIPERLGFTQEGVLRSNERLRGEFSDSYVYSLLREEYEKLRQTFEL
- a CDS encoding zinc ribbon domain-containing protein, with product MKYCSNCGQPLREGVKVCTNCGKPVQQSKPNHSNTQQDYHNQSRQDKHEQHQYQGYNNHNQNGYADRHDQQPRKGDNKKTWIIIAVIAVLLIALIVAFSVLKNQFSPEKQASNIAQAIKKDDEKALAKEVTTQNDQKLSKQEARAYLNYIKTEDDLNNVGSNVEQSAKEIKDNRYNNLSVDANGNNVLNISKDGKKFLFFDNYSFNVPQKSVSIYPSSSGDITYEYNGKKRTTTVTEDDEKTLGTFPIGDYNLKATKDIDGKKFKGALMINMSDDATAYESFKQKRFTVSVDGGYMLNNVKIYANDKEIGSESSSETFGPYDPDEEVTVYAQGTYEGKTFKSDSVNVTSSGEDDDDVTDVTVTFDDDEIDKYIDDKMDAESDSDSDDSDSSSGEVTRDNVIDKVESYEGHTLDTDTYTYKEPEKTDDGKWGFSFTDKDGDLAGSYTVDTGDGYVTEYDEDGEEVGSGY
- a CDS encoding zinc-ribbon domain-containing protein encodes the protein MQCPNCGNAIEPNDLFCGECGHKIDRQSQTINSAEKDISNAEANGRRQDSNESLGEGNETTSHQSNHLSRTNESKHDKNSYEEGKVPDHQHVPEQTTSTQQHQMHQPQSNQHQQPHNNAAHTYHNQQQYNQSYSNHQQPQQTSQFSDHAKEVTEESKGFFRSAFASPDQVLKSQQAFSFKLLFSLIIVGLLVVALLLAIVIPSSVGMFETPKSQIIFSVMLGVILFLAVIVGATYGISRLVVRKPITFKKVLSDFVLINSVSVAVLLIALILMFANSFSFGGALFMLSILLIVVSGVYMIAKYSANHHTRFSSFYGVIIYIIVFFLFVTIFGESLFNQIFGNLISEFNNLFDGSSIY
- the lepB gene encoding signal peptidase I; this encodes MKKEIIEWIVAIGGALLIVGIVLKFIGTSYTVSGSSMYPTFQDRNKVIVSKISKTLNHIDNGDVVVFHEDAQRDFIKRVIGTPGDKVEYEGDQLYVNDKKVSEPYLDYNKKHKQGKYLTGTFKTSQVNGANGKNKIPKDKYLVLGDNRQNSVDSRLAEVGLVDKDQLVGKVVLRYWPFNKWEAGFNPGTF
- a CDS encoding YxeA family protein; this translates as MILKTLRNIFITIVVIAIIVIGGLFGLNAYSNQHPNNHSINDWNKLNPLAPTYEYYVKTQKPSKVEVVDKEKDFYIYHYNQTGYTKDGKSKKIEYTASKKLKQNHYLVVREKSHTIQSFEEVKKSKIPTKAKEKL